A part of Desulfotomaculum nigrificans DSM 574 genomic DNA contains:
- a CDS encoding KOW domain-containing RNA-binding protein, translated as MQGLVEEVRPGQLVSSTQGRDAGRYYLVISSLGDNFVLVTDGEFRGVEKPKKKNLKHLKIWPMVSEKMQDKLAAQSKLTNSEVSSYLADMLSSIQE; from the coding sequence GTGCAAGGTTTGGTTGAAGAAGTGCGGCCCGGGCAATTGGTAAGTTCAACCCAGGGGCGTGATGCAGGAAGGTACTACCTGGTAATTAGCAGCTTAGGTGATAACTTTGTTTTGGTTACCGACGGGGAGTTTCGCGGGGTGGAAAAACCCAAGAAAAAGAACCTGAAACACCTGAAAATATGGCCAATGGTTTCCGAGAAAATGCAGGATAAATTGGCTGCCCAAAGTAAGTTAACAAATTCTGAAGTATCATCCTATCTGGCTGATATGCTTAGTTCCATCCAGGAGTAA
- the infA gene encoding translation initiation factor IF-1, protein MSKNDVIEVEGKVLEPLPNAMFRVELQNGHKVLAHVSGKIRMNFIRILPGDRVTVELSPYDLTRGRIVYRFK, encoded by the coding sequence ATGTCAAAAAATGATGTTATAGAGGTTGAAGGCAAAGTATTAGAGCCGCTGCCAAACGCAATGTTTCGGGTGGAGTTGCAAAATGGGCATAAGGTTTTGGCCCATGTATCGGGTAAAATTCGCATGAACTTCATCCGTATACTACCTGGCGACAGGGTTACGGTGGAACTGTCTCCCTACGACTTGACCCGGGGTCGCATCGTTTACCGCTTCAAGTAA
- the rpmJ gene encoding 50S ribosomal protein L36: MKVRPSVKPICEKCKIIRREGKVMVICENPKHKQKQG, translated from the coding sequence ATGAAAGTGAGACCTTCGGTAAAACCCATTTGTGAAAAATGCAAAATAATCCGCCGTGAAGGTAAGGTTATGGTTATCTGCGAGAATCCCAAGCATAAGCAAAAGCAAGGGTAA
- the rpsM gene encoding 30S ribosomal protein S13 — protein MARIAGVDLPKDKRTEIALTYIYGIGRPTAQKILAQTGVNPDTRVKDLTEEEVNKLRDYIDKNIKVEGDLRREVALNIKRLIEIGCYRGLRHRRGLPVRGQRTKTNARTRKGPKKTVGVRRKK, from the coding sequence ATGGCACGTATTGCCGGGGTGGACCTGCCGAAAGATAAGAGAACAGAAATAGCTCTAACCTATATCTACGGTATCGGTAGACCCACCGCTCAAAAAATTCTGGCTCAAACAGGTGTAAATCCGGACACCAGAGTTAAAGATCTGACTGAAGAAGAAGTTAACAAACTGCGGGATTATATCGATAAAAACATTAAGGTTGAGGGTGACCTGCGTAGAGAAGTTGCCCTAAACATTAAGCGTCTAATCGAGATTGGCTGCTACCGGGGCCTCAGACACCGCCGTGGACTGCCTGTGCGCGGCCAACGTACGAAAACCAACGCGCGCACCCGTAAGGGTCCCAAGAAGACCGTTGGCGTACGTAGGAAGAAGTAA
- the rpsK gene encoding 30S ribosomal protein S11 — protein MARRQVRAKRKEKKNVEQGVAHIKSTFNNTIVTITDLKGNTLGWSSAGQVGFKGSRKSTPFAAQMAAEAAAKDAMEHGLKEVEVTVKGPGSGREAAIRSLQAAGLEVSVIKDVTPIPHNGCRPPKRRRV, from the coding sequence ATGGCGCGTCGCCAAGTAAGGGCTAAACGTAAAGAAAAGAAAAACGTGGAGCAGGGTGTGGCTCACATTAAGTCCACCTTTAACAATACTATCGTTACCATTACTGATTTAAAAGGTAACACCCTGGGCTGGTCCAGCGCCGGTCAGGTTGGTTTTAAGGGTTCTCGTAAAAGTACTCCCTTTGCCGCGCAAATGGCCGCCGAGGCTGCTGCCAAGGATGCTATGGAACATGGCTTAAAGGAAGTTGAAGTTACAGTTAAAGGACCCGGTTCCGGTCGTGAAGCAGCTATCCGTTCACTGCAAGCTGCTGGCCTGGAAGTAAGCGTGATTAAAGATGTTACTCCAATTCCGCATAATGGCTGCCGGCCGCCGAAACGCCGGAGAGTGTAA
- the rpsD gene encoding 30S ribosomal protein S4, with amino-acid sequence MARYTGPHCRLCRREGLKLYLKGDRCYTGKCAVDRRSYAPGQHGQGRKKISEYGIQLREKQKARRIYGVLEKPFRNYFERAERQPGITGENLLRLLERRLDNVIYRLGLGASRVEARQLVRHGHFTVNGRKVNIPSYQVRVGDEIAVREKSKESPRIKELMERAAERTPVAWLEYDANEAKARVVALPTRDQIDVPVQDHLIVELYSR; translated from the coding sequence ATGGCAAGATACACTGGTCCACACTGCCGTCTTTGTCGGCGTGAAGGTCTGAAGTTGTATTTGAAGGGAGACCGCTGCTATACCGGTAAATGTGCAGTTGACCGCCGTAGCTATGCTCCCGGACAGCACGGCCAAGGCCGCAAGAAAATTTCTGAGTATGGTATTCAGTTGCGCGAAAAGCAAAAGGCTCGCCGTATCTATGGTGTGCTGGAAAAACCATTCCGTAACTATTTTGAACGGGCCGAGCGTCAACCCGGTATTACCGGTGAGAACTTGCTCCGCCTGTTAGAGCGCCGTTTAGATAATGTAATTTATCGATTAGGCTTAGGAGCTTCCCGAGTTGAAGCCCGTCAGCTGGTACGTCACGGACATTTTACTGTTAACGGCAGAAAAGTAAACATCCCGTCTTACCAAGTACGGGTTGGTGATGAGATTGCCGTGCGTGAAAAAAGTAAGGAATCTCCGCGCATTAAGGAGTTAATGGAGCGGGCTGCCGAACGTACTCCTGTCGCTTGGCTGGAATACGATGCCAACGAAGCGAAGGCCAGGGTAGTGGCACTACCAACTCGGGATCAGATCGATGTTCCGGTCCAAGACCATCTTATCGTCGAGCTGTATTCCAGGTAG
- a CDS encoding DNA-directed RNA polymerase subunit alpha, whose amino-acid sequence MLEIEKPKIEIVEQSEDNTYGKFVVEPLERGYGITLGNSLRRILLSSLPGAAVTSVKIEGVLHEFSTVPGVREDVTDIILNLKNLCLKIHSDEEKVLRIEADTEGPVTAGDIIHDADVEILNPDLHLATLDAGGRLYMEITANKGRGYVSAEKNKKGEHIIGVIPVDSIYTPVRKVNYNVENTRVGQITDYDKLTLEVWTNGSIRPDEATSLSAKILSEHLRLFIGLTETVNDVEIMVEKEEEQKDKIMEMTIEELDLSVRSYNCLKRAGINTVEELIQRNEEDMMKVRNLGKKSLEEVMNKLAELGLSLRKDDE is encoded by the coding sequence TTGTTGGAGATTGAGAAGCCAAAGATTGAGATTGTGGAACAGAGCGAGGATAATACTTACGGTAAATTTGTGGTAGAGCCGTTGGAGCGAGGCTACGGGATTACCCTGGGCAACTCACTCCGCCGGATTCTACTATCCTCCCTACCCGGGGCTGCTGTAACCTCAGTTAAGATTGAAGGCGTGTTGCACGAGTTCAGCACTGTTCCCGGCGTTAGGGAAGATGTTACCGATATTATCCTAAACCTGAAAAATCTTTGTCTTAAGATACACAGCGACGAGGAGAAAGTTCTGCGGATCGAAGCGGACACCGAAGGTCCCGTCACTGCCGGTGATATTATTCATGATGCTGATGTGGAGATACTGAACCCTGATTTACACTTGGCAACCCTTGATGCCGGTGGCCGTCTGTATATGGAAATCACCGCCAATAAAGGGCGTGGTTATGTTTCCGCCGAGAAAAATAAAAAGGGTGAGCATATCATCGGGGTTATACCCGTAGACTCCATTTACACACCGGTACGTAAGGTGAACTACAACGTGGAGAATACCCGTGTAGGACAAATTACTGATTACGACAAGCTCACTCTGGAGGTCTGGACCAACGGCAGTATCCGACCGGACGAGGCTACCAGCCTGTCTGCCAAAATTTTAAGCGAGCATTTAAGACTGTTCATCGGGTTAACTGAAACCGTTAACGATGTTGAAATTATGGTAGAGAAGGAAGAGGAACAAAAGGACAAGATCATGGAAATGACCATTGAGGAACTTGATCTGTCCGTACGCTCCTACAACTGCCTGAAACGGGCTGGTATCAATACAGTTGAAGAACTGATTCAGCGTAACGAGGAAGACATGATGAAGGTACGCAACCTCGGTAAGAAGTCGCTGGAAGAAGTTATGAATAAACTGGCCGAACTGGGCCTGTCGCTGAGAAAAGACGACGAGTAA
- the rplQ gene encoding 50S ribosomal protein L17, with amino-acid sequence MGYRRFGLTTGHRKAMLRNLVTSLFRDERIETTEPRAKDVRSIAEKLVTVAKRGDLAARRQCLEYIYEEDVVRKLFDTIAPKYADRQGGYTRIVKVGYRRGDAAEMVLLELV; translated from the coding sequence GTGGGCTATCGCAGATTTGGTTTAACCACTGGCCACCGTAAGGCAATGCTGAGAAACCTCGTGACATCTTTATTCCGGGATGAGCGGATTGAGACCACTGAACCCAGAGCTAAAGATGTACGCAGTATTGCTGAGAAGCTGGTTACCGTTGCTAAGAGAGGTGACCTGGCTGCTCGCCGCCAGTGTTTAGAATATATCTACGAAGAAGATGTAGTAAGAAAACTTTTTGATACCATCGCTCCCAAGTATGCTGATCGTCAGGGCGGCTATACCCGTATTGTGAAGGTAGGTTATCGCCGGGGTGACGCAGCTGAAATGGTGCTGTTGGAGTTAGTATAA
- a CDS encoding energy-coupling factor transporter ATPase, translating into MQNTIISIKGLTYKYPQTRQKALDNIDLDIYAGEFVALLGANGSGKSTLAKHLNGLLKPTAGKVLVDGLDTGDESVIWQIREKVGMVFQNPDNQLVTALVEEELAFGPENLGLPPEEIRQRVNYVTKRLQLESFLLSSPHLLSGGQKQRVAIAAVLALQPEVLVLDEPTSMLDPVGRQEVLTEVLRLKEQGKTVVLITHDMAEAALADRIVVLNRGRVDMAATPRQCFARTSHLQEIGLEVPMATRLSLRLELKGLTVPRVMLGVEDWVAYLCEK; encoded by the coding sequence ATGCAAAATACCATTATTAGTATCAAAGGTTTGACTTATAAGTATCCACAAACCCGCCAGAAGGCCCTGGATAATATTGATCTGGACATCTATGCCGGTGAGTTTGTGGCTTTATTGGGTGCCAACGGCTCGGGCAAATCAACCCTGGCTAAACACCTGAACGGTTTGTTAAAGCCAACGGCCGGTAAAGTGCTGGTTGACGGTTTGGATACCGGTGATGAGTCAGTAATCTGGCAAATCCGAGAAAAAGTGGGCATGGTTTTTCAAAATCCCGACAACCAGCTGGTGACTGCCCTGGTGGAAGAGGAACTGGCCTTTGGGCCGGAAAATTTAGGGTTGCCTCCGGAAGAGATTAGACAAAGGGTTAACTATGTCACTAAAAGGCTGCAGTTAGAATCATTTTTGTTAAGTTCACCTCACTTACTGTCGGGGGGGCAAAAGCAAAGGGTGGCCATTGCTGCGGTGTTGGCCTTGCAACCTGAAGTGCTGGTTTTAGATGAGCCTACCTCCATGCTGGACCCCGTTGGGCGGCAGGAGGTATTAACAGAAGTGCTGCGGTTAAAGGAACAAGGCAAAACGGTTGTATTGATTACCCACGACATGGCAGAAGCAGCCCTGGCGGACAGAATCGTGGTGCTTAACCGGGGGAGGGTGGATATGGCAGCAACCCCGCGGCAGTGCTTTGCCCGGACCAGCCACTTACAAGAAATAGGTTTAGAGGTTCCTATGGCTACCCGGTTATCCCTCAGGTTAGAGTTAAAGGGGTTAACTGTTCCCAGGGTCATGTTAGGGGTAGAGGATTGGGTTGCATATTTATGCGAGAAATAA
- a CDS encoding energy-coupling factor transporter ATPase — protein MREIIKVENLSLIYAPKTALQRQALDNVSMTVKRGEFRAIIGPQGSGKSSLLQVLAGLLAPSSGQASICGLDLKVKKMRENVWRKVGYIFQYPERQLFEDTVYNDVAYGPGNLGLSKGEVAVRVRAALKKVGMGEEYFEVSPFKLSGGQQRRVAIAGILAMQPEVLLLDEPTAGLDPKGRKQLMDLFSDLCHQQQVTVLLVTHDMEEVAHRADMATVLHQGKVVMEGTPRDVFGRGRELKEHGLAVPFATELAAALKERGLKVREDITTLPEAEVEVEKLLRGRA, from the coding sequence ATGCGAGAAATAATAAAGGTAGAAAATTTAAGTCTTATCTATGCACCTAAGACTGCTTTACAGCGACAGGCCCTGGATAATGTGAGCATGACCGTTAAAAGGGGTGAATTTCGGGCCATCATCGGTCCCCAGGGATCGGGTAAATCATCCCTGTTGCAGGTGTTGGCCGGACTGCTGGCACCAAGCAGCGGCCAGGCCAGTATATGCGGTCTGGATCTAAAAGTTAAAAAGATGCGAGAAAATGTATGGCGTAAGGTGGGCTATATTTTTCAATACCCCGAGCGGCAATTATTTGAAGATACCGTATATAATGATGTGGCCTACGGGCCCGGCAATCTAGGGCTAAGTAAGGGTGAAGTAGCCGTAAGAGTAAGGGCAGCCCTGAAAAAGGTAGGCATGGGAGAAGAATATTTTGAGGTGTCACCTTTTAAGCTCAGCGGCGGGCAGCAGCGCCGGGTGGCCATAGCCGGTATCCTGGCCATGCAACCGGAAGTGTTGTTGTTGGATGAGCCAACCGCCGGCTTGGATCCTAAAGGTCGAAAACAGTTAATGGATTTGTTTTCTGACCTTTGCCATCAGCAGCAGGTAACCGTATTGCTGGTCACCCACGACATGGAAGAGGTAGCCCACAGGGCAGATATGGCCACGGTGTTACATCAGGGAAAAGTTGTTATGGAGGGAACACCCAGGGATGTCTTTGGCCGGGGCCGGGAATTAAAAGAGCATGGCCTGGCGGTTCCCTTTGCCACAGAACTGGCTGCAGCTTTAAAGGAAAGAGGGCTGAAGGTAAGGGAGGATATCACCACCTTGCCGGAGGCAGAGGTGGAAGTGGAGAAGTTGCTTAGGGGTAGAGCTTAG
- a CDS encoding energy-coupling factor transporter transmembrane component T family protein, giving the protein MSLFSNAVIGQYYPGDSLVHRLDPRAKLLAIPLMVAATMLADNPTGYLVAAVPVLLLTVLAQIPPRVLWQGMKFLWVILLISLVLQVMSYPGESLWQWGIISISREGLAAAGKLMYRLILLILAAMLLTMTTTPVNLTGGLEKLLQPFKRIGLPAHELAMMMTIALRFVPTLLQEAEIVRQAQQARGGSLTTGNLQQRMRAAVALMVPLLAGSLKRADELAVAMEARCYRGDYRRTKMRQFKFSGHDYMAIIISAAALLVVLWERWT; this is encoded by the coding sequence ATGTCTCTATTCTCAAACGCTGTCATCGGTCAATATTACCCGGGCGACTCCCTGGTGCACCGTCTTGACCCCAGGGCTAAACTGCTGGCGATACCGCTTATGGTGGCGGCCACGATGCTGGCTGATAACCCTACGGGCTACCTGGTGGCGGCAGTGCCGGTTTTACTTCTAACGGTTTTGGCCCAAATACCCCCGCGGGTACTTTGGCAGGGTATGAAATTTCTCTGGGTGATATTATTGATCAGCCTGGTATTGCAGGTTATGAGCTATCCCGGAGAGAGCCTGTGGCAGTGGGGTATTATCAGTATCAGCCGGGAAGGGCTGGCCGCCGCGGGGAAACTTATGTACCGGTTAATCCTGTTAATCTTGGCCGCCATGCTTTTAACCATGACCACCACACCGGTTAATTTAACCGGGGGATTGGAAAAGCTCTTACAACCCTTTAAGAGGATTGGCCTACCGGCCCATGAATTGGCTATGATGATGACTATTGCCTTAAGATTTGTGCCCACCCTGCTGCAGGAAGCGGAGATAGTCAGGCAAGCCCAGCAGGCCCGGGGCGGCTCACTGACCACCGGCAATTTACAGCAAAGGATGCGGGCGGCGGTGGCTTTAATGGTGCCGTTACTGGCCGGGTCACTGAAGCGGGCGGACGAACTGGCCGTTGCCATGGAGGCCCGTTGTTATAGAGGGGACTACCGGCGAACTAAAATGAGACAGTTTAAATTCAGCGGCCATGACTATATGGCCATAATTATCTCCGCAGCAGCCCTGCTGGTGGTGCTATGGGAAAGATGGACATAA
- the truA gene encoding tRNA pseudouridine(38-40) synthase TruA, with product MGMKNIKLTVAYDGTNYHGFQEQRGTGLATVQEVLEAALSKVANETVQVIGAGRTDAGVHARGQVVNFRSTNWPVPTEKIHLAVNSLLPDDIAVIKAEEVPLDFHARFSATAKTYRYSIYNHRVMSPLHRLYAYHEPRPLDIEAMRQAAQYLLGTHDFKSFQAQGTPVKDTVRTIYRAELVSEPPLIHLYLRGNGFLYNMVRIITGTLLDVGKGKKSPPEMKSIIEARNRTRAGTTVPPHGLCLMEVEY from the coding sequence ATGGGAATGAAAAATATTAAGTTAACGGTGGCCTATGACGGAACAAACTACCACGGCTTTCAAGAGCAGCGGGGAACCGGCTTAGCTACCGTGCAGGAGGTTTTGGAGGCTGCGTTAAGCAAAGTGGCTAATGAAACAGTGCAGGTCATAGGAGCCGGCCGCACCGATGCCGGGGTCCATGCCCGGGGGCAGGTGGTCAACTTCCGCAGTACAAACTGGCCGGTACCAACGGAGAAGATACATTTGGCCGTTAACTCACTGCTGCCCGATGACATTGCGGTGATTAAAGCCGAAGAGGTGCCGCTGGATTTTCACGCCAGGTTTTCTGCCACCGCTAAGACCTACCGTTATTCCATCTATAATCACCGGGTCATGTCCCCGTTACACCGCCTGTATGCTTACCACGAACCCAGACCGCTCGATATAGAGGCCATGCGGCAGGCAGCCCAATACCTGTTAGGTACCCATGATTTTAAAAGTTTCCAGGCCCAGGGTACGCCGGTTAAAGATACCGTAAGAACCATTTATCGGGCGGAACTTGTCTCAGAACCACCCCTGATCCATTTGTACCTGAGGGGAAATGGCTTTCTATATAATATGGTACGCATTATCACCGGCACCCTACTGGATGTAGGAAAAGGGAAAAAATCCCCCCCAGAAATGAAAAGCATAATCGAGGCCCGTAACCGTACCAGAGCTGGCACAACCGTCCCACCCCACGGCCTTTGTTTGATGGAAGTGGAATACTAG
- the rplM gene encoding 50S ribosomal protein L13, which yields MKTTFMAKPAEIKRKWYVLDAEGKPLGRVAAEAARILRGKHTPAFTPHVDTGDHVIVINADKVVLTGRKLDQKMYTRHSGYPGGLKQTPYRQMLAKRPELIMEKAIKGMLPHNRLGEQQFKKLKVYSGSEHPHQAQKPEVWNF from the coding sequence ATGAAGACAACATTTATGGCCAAGCCGGCTGAGATAAAACGCAAGTGGTATGTCTTAGACGCTGAGGGTAAGCCCCTTGGTCGCGTGGCCGCAGAGGCCGCTCGTATTTTGCGTGGGAAACACACCCCTGCTTTCACTCCCCACGTAGATACCGGAGATCATGTAATTGTTATTAATGCTGATAAGGTAGTCCTTACCGGTAGAAAACTTGATCAAAAGATGTACACCCGGCACAGTGGGTATCCAGGTGGTCTGAAGCAGACCCCCTATCGCCAGATGCTGGCTAAACGCCCTGAGCTGATTATGGAAAAAGCCATTAAGGGTATGCTGCCCCATAACCGTTTAGGTGAACAACAGTTCAAAAAACTAAAGGTTTACAGTGGTAGCGAACATCCCCATCAGGCTCAAAAGCCGGAAGTGTGGAACTTTTAA
- the rpsI gene encoding 30S ribosomal protein S9: MAQVQFYGTGRRKNAVARVYLVPGEGKVTVNDKEVLEYFGRKTLDMVIRQPLELTNTTGRFDVKCRVIGGGVSGQAGAVRHGIARALVQADPNLRPILKRAGFLTRDPRMKERRKYGLKKARRAPQFSKR, from the coding sequence GTGGCTCAAGTACAGTTTTATGGAACTGGCCGTCGTAAGAATGCGGTTGCCAGGGTGTACCTGGTTCCCGGCGAAGGCAAAGTTACCGTAAATGATAAGGAAGTATTAGAATATTTTGGACGCAAAACTTTAGACATGGTAATTCGTCAGCCCCTGGAGCTCACCAACACCACAGGCCGTTTTGATGTAAAATGCCGTGTAATCGGCGGTGGTGTTAGCGGTCAGGCTGGTGCTGTAAGACACGGTATTGCCCGGGCCCTGGTACAAGCGGATCCTAACCTGCGTCCTATATTAAAACGCGCTGGATTCTTAACCCGTGACCCGCGGATGAAAGAGCGTCGTAAATACGGTCTTAAGAAAGCTCGTCGTGCGCCTCAATTCTCCAAACGTTAA
- a CDS encoding N-acetylmuramoyl-L-alanine amidase family protein has translation MSVVVGAYKIKKWYVIGLLVLLLLAIQVYKMYVIRSEEKNIEAMSYVLANKLIVVDPGHGGRDPGKIGISGVPEKEINLEVSKRLATVLGQMGAAVILTRDSDIDLSDSSASGWRSRKRQDLSRRVELANGRKADLYISVHCNAFSSQREHGAQVFSHPQSPESKVLAECIQSEMAKILQNTKRQAKQVDYYAIRKTKMPAVIVEIGFITNPREDKLLQEPLYQSKVAWSIAAGIIKYYTENNQANQDPSDGKSQDGVIKTFRQQPGNYIPAP, from the coding sequence GTGTCCGTTGTAGTGGGAGCATATAAAATAAAAAAGTGGTATGTGATTGGCCTGTTGGTGCTTTTGTTGTTAGCCATCCAGGTATATAAAATGTATGTTATAAGATCCGAAGAGAAAAACATAGAAGCCATGTCTTACGTCCTGGCCAATAAATTAATCGTGGTTGACCCCGGACATGGAGGTAGAGACCCCGGCAAAATAGGTATCAGCGGTGTACCGGAAAAGGAAATCAACCTGGAGGTATCCAAGCGGCTGGCCACGGTGCTGGGGCAAATGGGGGCAGCTGTGATTTTAACCAGGGATAGTGACATTGACCTCAGTGATTCCTCGGCCAGCGGCTGGAGGAGCAGGAAAAGGCAGGATTTATCCCGGCGGGTGGAGCTGGCCAATGGCAGGAAGGCGGATTTATATATCAGCGTTCACTGCAATGCCTTCTCCAGTCAAAGGGAACATGGCGCCCAGGTTTTTTCCCATCCCCAATCGCCGGAAAGCAAGGTGCTGGCGGAGTGTATTCAAAGTGAGATGGCTAAGATATTACAAAATACCAAGCGGCAAGCCAAGCAGGTGGACTACTATGCCATTAGAAAGACTAAAATGCCTGCAGTTATTGTAGAAATCGGCTTTATTACCAATCCCCGCGAAGATAAACTATTACAAGAACCCCTGTACCAGAGCAAGGTGGCCTGGAGCATTGCGGCGGGCATTATCAAATACTATACCGAGAATAACCAGGCCAATCAGGATCCTTCGGATGGTAAAAGCCAGGACGGGGTAATTAAAACCTTCCGGCAGCAACCAGGTAATTATATCCCCGCTCCTTAA
- a CDS encoding aminotransferase class V-fold PLP-dependent enzyme encodes MIYFDSAATSWPKPPEVWQAMEHFIKEVGASPGRAGHKRTVEANRIVDETRQQLAELFNIDDHKRIIFTLNATDSLNLAIKGLLRPGDHVITSSMEHNSVTRPLYTLQSYGVQVTKVPCDQQGNINLDDIERAFLPNTKAIIMTHASNVTGTIMPVEEVGRLAARHKVYFVMDAAQTAGLLDIDVKKLNISILTFPGHKSLLGPQGTGGIYIKEGVELMTLREGGTGSGSETPTQPDMMPEKYESGTLNAVGIAGLGAGVKYVRRVGLKKIRDHEMNLTKRFLDGAAAIPGMHIYGLSDLTKRVSVVSFRIDGYKAGEVGDRLDKKYDIACRAGLHCAPDAHRTLGTFEEKLVRFSFSYFNTAEEVDFALNALKEIAVARQPEVAALPV; translated from the coding sequence TTGATATATTTTGATTCTGCAGCCACCTCCTGGCCCAAGCCACCGGAGGTTTGGCAGGCCATGGAACATTTTATCAAAGAAGTGGGAGCCAGCCCCGGCCGGGCCGGTCATAAACGTACCGTTGAGGCCAACCGCATTGTTGATGAGACAAGGCAGCAACTGGCAGAACTTTTTAATATTGACGACCATAAACGAATTATCTTTACCCTAAACGCCACCGACAGCTTAAATTTGGCTATTAAAGGACTCTTACGACCCGGGGATCATGTGATCACCAGCTCCATGGAGCATAACTCAGTGACCAGGCCCTTGTATACCTTGCAATCCTATGGCGTTCAGGTAACCAAAGTACCCTGTGACCAACAGGGTAATATTAACTTAGACGATATAGAGAGAGCCTTTTTGCCCAACACCAAAGCCATTATCATGACCCACGCTTCTAATGTAACCGGTACCATTATGCCGGTAGAAGAAGTAGGGCGCCTGGCTGCCCGGCATAAGGTGTACTTTGTTATGGATGCGGCCCAAACCGCCGGGCTGCTGGATATAGATGTGAAGAAACTAAATATCAGTATTTTAACCTTCCCCGGCCATAAAAGCCTGCTGGGGCCCCAGGGTACCGGGGGCATCTACATTAAAGAAGGGGTAGAACTAATGACCCTGCGGGAGGGCGGAACCGGCAGCGGCTCCGAAACTCCCACCCAACCTGATATGATGCCGGAAAAGTACGAGAGCGGCACATTAAATGCGGTGGGCATCGCTGGTTTAGGTGCCGGTGTTAAATATGTGCGGCGAGTGGGTTTAAAAAAGATCAGGGACCATGAAATGAACCTGACCAAACGCTTCCTTGACGGGGCGGCAGCTATCCCGGGTATGCATATTTACGGGTTATCCGATTTAACCAAAAGGGTATCGGTGGTGTCCTTCCGTATTGATGGATATAAAGCCGGTGAGGTGGGGGATCGATTGGATAAAAAATATGATATTGCTTGCCGGGCAGGACTGCACTGTGCCCCGGACGCCCACCGGACCCTGGGTACCTTTGAAGAAAAGCTGGTTAGATTTAGTTTTTCATATTTCAACACAGCAGAGGAAGTGGACTTCGCCCTCAATGCCCTGAAAGAAATAGCGGTAGCCAGACAACCGGAAGTGGCTGCCCTGCCGGTCTAG
- a CDS encoding EscU/YscU/HrcU family type III secretion system export apparatus switch protein, whose protein sequence is MAEDRVKLAAALRYRHGEDAAPVVVAAGKGELAAAIEKIAREHNIPVYQDQHLARTLTELGLGVEIPPELYEVVAKILVHVAALDGKFT, encoded by the coding sequence ATGGCTGAGGACAGAGTAAAGCTGGCTGCTGCCCTGCGTTACCGGCATGGTGAAGATGCCGCCCCTGTTGTGGTGGCGGCAGGCAAAGGTGAGCTGGCCGCCGCCATTGAAAAAATTGCCCGGGAGCACAACATTCCGGTATACCAGGACCAGCATCTGGCCCGTACCCTTACTGAGCTTGGTCTGGGGGTGGAAATTCCCCCGGAGTTATACGAGGTAGTGGCCAAAATCTTAGTGCATGTGGCGGCGTTGGATGGAAAATTTACCTAG